CCACGTGCTACCGATATTGACCCAGTTTCTTCAGAAACAACGATAACCAACGCATCAGTTTCTTCAGTCAATCCGATTGCAGCACGATGCCGCATCCCAAGTTCCCGGCTTAAATTCGTCTCCTGGGTTAACGGAAGTAAACATCCCGCAGCCGCAATTCGGTTTCCTTGCAGTATCACCGCACCATCGTGTAACGGAGAATACGGCGTGAAAATAGACAAAATTAATTCTGAAACTATACTACTATCAAGTTTAACCCCGGATTCCATATATTCCTGTAAACCCGTATCCCGTTCAAAAACAATGAGCGCGCCATGTTTCTTTTTTGCTAACGTACTTACCGCTTGTACAATTTCAATAATAAACTGTTCTTCCGGTCGGAAAAACCGACGGAAAAATCGCTGCTGTCCAAGTTGAGCAAATGTTCGACGGATATCCGGAGCGAAAATGACTATCAACGCGACCAACCATACCGTCCAGAATTTATTGATTATCCAAGCGATAGTGGTTAATTCTAACCTCTGCGCTATAAACGAGATCAGCAGAGTTGCAATAACCAAAATAATCAGCCCTTGGATAACCTGCACCGACCGTGTCCCGCGAAGAAACTTAATGATTCCATAAAATAATGCGGTTACCAACAGAATATCCAATATATCCCGCCAATGGCTAACTATATTTTGAATGAGTGATACCATATAGTTCCTTAAATTTACGAGCTTACCCGAATCGCATCCGCTATTTTCACTACTCGAACCATTGCTTTAACATCATGAACTCGAACGATTTTCGCACCATGTATTACCGCTATCGCTACCGCAGCTGCTGTTCCTTCAAGTCGCTCATCAACCGGTAAATCGAGAATTTTCCCGATAAACGATTTCCGAGAAACCCCGATGAGGATTGGCCGACCTAATCGCAGAAATTCCGATAAATGATGTAAGATGCTCAAATTATGTTCGAGCGTTTTCCCGAAACCTATTCCCGGATCAATAATTATCTGTTCCTCATTAATTCCCGCTTGTTTCGCAATTTGTATAGCATTATTTAGATACTCTATTATATCAGAAACAACATTGGTATACTGGGGATTAAGTTGCATGGTTTGCGGTGTACCCTGCATATGCATTAAAACCACTGGGACACCGGTTCGTGCAGCTAACGGTAACATTGCTGGGTCATAGGTCATTGCGGTAATATCATTAATCATTTGTGCGCCAGCATTAATGGCAGATTCAGCGACCTGCGCTTTATAGGTATCAACTGAAATAGGGATATTCGTTGCGGTAGCTAATCGTTCTATTACCGGGACAATTCGGGCTATTTCTTCTTCTGCAGAAACCGGTTGTGCACCCGGTCGAGATGATTCTCCACCAACATCAATAATATCTGCTCCTTCTTCTATCATCCGCATCGCATGCAGATATGCTTGGTCTGGAGTATAATATTTTCCGCCATCAGAAAATGAATCGGGGGTAATATTTAATATCCCCATAACGAATGTTCGGTTAGCGGATACATCAAGTATACATCGCGGGCATTGGATAGGCGGATAGGTTCGATGAACAATATCGTTAGATTGAGATTGTGAATTGCAGGACATCGGTTACGTTTTATCGTTGGTTATTAAACAGTTACGCTGGGGTAGTATCATGTTTCGTTGCTTGAGCCGGTTCCGACGAACTAGACGATTCAACCGCACTCCCAGATTGCGGAGCTGATTTTTGCTGCATCTGATTCTTTATTGGCGGCAATGGTTCCCCACGCATAAGTTTTTCAACATCATCATGGTCTAACGTTTCACGTTCGAGTAGTGCTTCAGCGATCGTGTGTAATTTATCCATATTTTCGCGAATCAGCTGTTTCGCCCGCTGATAGCACTGGTCAATTATTGACCGAACTTCATTATCAATAGCGATTGCTGTCTGTTCGCTATAATCTTTCGACCGGGTAATTTCTCGACCGAGGAAAATATGTTCTTCACGGCGACCGAACGTCATCGGTCCTAACTTCTCGCTCATACCCCATTCGCAGACCATATTATGGGCGATTTGCGTTGCGGTTTTGATATCGCTCGATGCACCACCGGTAATATCCCCGAACACTTCTTCTTCCGCAACTCGACCACCCATTAAAACTGTAATATCATTTAAATATTCAGTTTTATTCCGTAAATGACGGTCTTCTTGCGGTAACGCTTGGGTTAATCCCAATGCTAAACCCCGTGGGATAATCGTAACTTTATGTACCGGGTCAGTTCCCGGAATCAACCGATTGACTAACGCATGGCCAGCTTCATGATACGCAGTGATTTTTTTCTCCCGTTCCGAAATAACCCGACTTTTTCGTTCCGGTCCCATCATAACTTTATCCCGCGCTTCTTCCATATCAATCATTTCGACTTTTTTCTTATTCCGTCGTGCTGCAAGTAACGCCGCTTCATTCACCAAATTCGCTAAATCCGCTCCGGAAAAATATGGGGTTCCTCGTGCGACAACATTCAAATCTACATCATCACTCAACGGGATTTTTCGCGTATGCACTTTTAGGATCCCTTCTCGTCCTTTCAAATCCGGTAAATCGACAACTACGGTTCGGTCAAATCGTCCCGGACGAAGTAATGCCGGGTCAAGCACATCCGGTCGGTTCGTTGCAGCTATTAAGATAACTCCTTCATTCGTATTGAATCCATCCATTTCAACCAGAAGCGCGTTTAACGTTTGTTCACGTTCATCATGTCCGCCACCGAGCCCAGCACCACGTTGGCGACCAACCGCATCTATTTCATCAATAAAAATAATACATGGCGCATGTTTTTTTCCGGTATCGAATAAATCACGGACTCGCGAGGCACCTACTCCAACAAACATCTCAACGAAATCCGACCCACTAATCGAAAAAAACGGAACATTCGCTTCTCCAGCAACCGCTCGCGCTAATAAGGTTTTCCCGGTTCCAGGGGGACCGACAAGGAGCACTCCTTTCGGAATCCGTCCGCCGAGTTTCTGAAATTTCTGTGGGTCACGCAAAAATTCAATTATTTCTTGCAATTCTTCTTTCGCTTCATCTGCACCAGCAACATCGTTGAACGTTACTTTCGGTTGCCCTTCCCCAATCACTTTCGCACGACTGCGCCCGAACGCTAACGCGCGATTACTTCCAATCTGCATCTGTCGCATGATGAAGAACCAGATGGCAACAAAGAATACTACGGGGAGAATCCAGCTCATTATCTGATACCAAATCCGTGGTTGCAGTTGCATTTTAAATTTAACTTGTTTATCCGGTGGAACCGTCTGATTATACGCAACCAATGCTTTTACCACTTCTTGTCCAACAGTTTCAAGAATTGGCGAGTTAAATCTAACTTCTTTATAGTTAGTGACTGAACCCGTGGTCACAGGTAATAATAGTTTCCCAGCGATTTTATTATCATAAATTGCAACTTCTTTAACCTGACCATTTTGCAGGAATGTGAGGAATTCGCTATAATCGATAGTCCGCTCGAGTTCTTTCGTAGGCAAAAAAATCGCTGAAATTACCAGTACAACCAGAATCGCTAGCCAAAATGTCAGTTGTTTAATCAAGTTTTTCAAAGAAATCACTCACCTTATCACGGTTAGTTAATCCTACCTCCAACAACCTGTCGATATCAAATATTGTATCCTATGCAGATACGTTTTGTAAACCGCAGGAGGTAGGAGCGTAAGCGTATTAGACACTATATTATTTATAGTTGTGGTATATGTATATAACCGATATACAATTCAGTAAGATTATCGAAATCCAGGAACTCGGTCGATTATTTTGCTTTTGACATTATATACCGTCGTGGTCACCTTTTCTCGGCAATATCTATCGACCTTTACAAACGATACTCAGAAATCAGATGTACTTCAGTAAAAATGTATTGTTTGCGCTCATCGTTTATCTTTGATAAGGTCAAATTTCAAAATTGCCCGCTCTTTCCTTGTAATATTTTACCATAAAACCATAGGGAATTGAGATGATTTATCTATCCGCTTGACAAACCTTATCGAAGTTACATACAATTACTTGATTAAATACTTCGGTAAAAATATAAATCTATTTAAGTATTGAAATTAGGGTTTGAAGTTGTATAGGAATTTGATTATTAAGCATTTTTCTTTTGGAGGGTAAATTATATATGGCGAAGGTGACGTTGAAAAATGTTACAAAGATTTTCCCGCCGGATGTTAAAGCGGTACAGAATGTTAACCTCGAAGTCGCAGATAAAGAGTTTGTGGTGCTAGTCGGTCCGTCCGGCTGTGGAAAATCTACCACACTCCGGATGATTGCTGGTCTGGAAGAAATCACTTCGGGTGAAATTTATATTGATGATAAATTAGTTAATGATGTTCCGCCGAAAGATCGCGATATTGCTATGGTGTTCCAGAACTATGCGTTATATCCACATATGACCGTCTATAAAAACATGGCGTTCGGATTGATGTTACGGAAATATCCGAAAGCTGAAATTGAACAGCGAGTTAAAGAAGCGGCAGAAATTCTTGGGATAACCGAACTGCTTGACCGAAAACCAAAAGCGCTTTCCGGTGGGCAACGGCAACGAGTTGCGGTCGGTCGAGCGATTGTTCGAAAACCGAAAGTATTCCTCTTCGACGAACCGTTAAGCAACTTAGATGCGAAAATGCGCGTCCAGATGCGCACGGAATTAACCAAACTGCATCAGCGGTTACAATCTACGATGATTTATGTTACCCATGATCAAGTAGAAGCAATGACCATGGGCGACCGCATCGTAGTTATGAAAGATGGGATCGTTCATCAGGTTGCTGACCCTATTACTCTTTACGATAAACCGGTCAACAAGTTTGTTGCCGGATTTATCGGTAGTCCACCGATGAATTTTATCGACGGTACCTTAATTCAGAAAAACGGCGCTATCTATTTTAACGAAGGGAAATTTGAAGTTAAACTCCCAGAAAAATTTTATCCTGCGCTAACCA
The genomic region above belongs to bacterium and contains:
- the cdaA gene encoding diadenylate cyclase CdaA; translation: MVSLIQNIVSHWRDILDILLVTALFYGIIKFLRGTRSVQVIQGLIILVIATLLISFIAQRLELTTIAWIINKFWTVWLVALIVIFAPDIRRTFAQLGQQRFFRRFFRPEEQFIIEIVQAVSTLAKKKHGALIVFERDTGLQEYMESGVKLDSSIVSELILSIFTPYSPLHDGAVILQGNRIAAAGCLLPLTQETNLSRELGMRHRAAIGLTEETDALVIVVSEETGSISVARGGKLTRDLDPQSLRRLLRTLFGYPEEEKTEQGL
- the folP gene encoding dihydropteroate synthase, encoding MSCNSQSQSNDIVHRTYPPIQCPRCILDVSANRTFVMGILNITPDSFSDGGKYYTPDQAYLHAMRMIEEGADIIDVGGESSRPGAQPVSAEEEIARIVPVIERLATATNIPISVDTYKAQVAESAINAGAQMINDITAMTYDPAMLPLAARTGVPVVLMHMQGTPQTMQLNPQYTNVVSDIIEYLNNAIQIAKQAGINEEQIIIDPGIGFGKTLEHNLSILHHLSEFLRLGRPILIGVSRKSFIGKILDLPVDERLEGTAAAVAIAVIHGAKIVRVHDVKAMVRVVKIADAIRVSS
- the ftsH gene encoding ATP-dependent zinc metalloprotease FtsH codes for the protein MKNLIKQLTFWLAILVVLVISAIFLPTKELERTIDYSEFLTFLQNGQVKEVAIYDNKIAGKLLLPVTTGSVTNYKEVRFNSPILETVGQEVVKALVAYNQTVPPDKQVKFKMQLQPRIWYQIMSWILPVVFFVAIWFFIMRQMQIGSNRALAFGRSRAKVIGEGQPKVTFNDVAGADEAKEELQEIIEFLRDPQKFQKLGGRIPKGVLLVGPPGTGKTLLARAVAGEANVPFFSISGSDFVEMFVGVGASRVRDLFDTGKKHAPCIIFIDEIDAVGRQRGAGLGGGHDEREQTLNALLVEMDGFNTNEGVILIAATNRPDVLDPALLRPGRFDRTVVVDLPDLKGREGILKVHTRKIPLSDDVDLNVVARGTPYFSGADLANLVNEAALLAARRNKKKVEMIDMEEARDKVMMGPERKSRVISEREKKITAYHEAGHALVNRLIPGTDPVHKVTIIPRGLALGLTQALPQEDRHLRNKTEYLNDITVLMGGRVAEEEVFGDITGGASSDIKTATQIAHNMVCEWGMSEKLGPMTFGRREEHIFLGREITRSKDYSEQTAIAIDNEVRSIIDQCYQRAKQLIRENMDKLHTIAEALLERETLDHDDVEKLMRGEPLPPIKNQMQQKSAPQSGSAVESSSSSEPAQATKHDTTPA
- the ugpC gene encoding sn-glycerol-3-phosphate ABC transporter ATP-binding protein UgpC — its product is MAKVTLKNVTKIFPPDVKAVQNVNLEVADKEFVVLVGPSGCGKSTTLRMIAGLEEITSGEIYIDDKLVNDVPPKDRDIAMVFQNYALYPHMTVYKNMAFGLMLRKYPKAEIEQRVKEAAEILGITELLDRKPKALSGGQRQRVAVGRAIVRKPKVFLFDEPLSNLDAKMRVQMRTELTKLHQRLQSTMIYVTHDQVEAMTMGDRIVVMKDGIVHQVADPITLYDKPVNKFVAGFIGSPPMNFIDGTLIQKNGAIYFNEGKFEVKLPEKFYPALTNYVGKEVTFGVRPEDIADTSYASFAKPENTITAKVEVVEPMGSELYVYLTTGKTPFIARVEPHLKVEVDEMRSLALNMDKTHIFDKQTEQTIV